Within Rattus rattus isolate New Zealand chromosome 12, Rrattus_CSIRO_v1, whole genome shotgun sequence, the genomic segment tttggttagctgtgGCTGAAGAAtcaatcagctgtgattaacaagatatcaaaactactaaagcaaacctttgcattactgggactattgatgctggtcagctggagctaagaaagtagtggtgattaagaagagacagcattgaggtgaaatctgggaagtgttttctgagagcacaaagaggctgtgttccagagataaccaaggttgtaccttgtgctgtggctggacttggtaatgtgtaagagtcactcaggtggtactggttttgaaggcatgaagggtcatgaagagcagctgaggctgggcactgtgagaggccatggaaggccactggtgaaggtgcaccctcagttgcaattggtggcccaggactgaaggggtcatgcaaaggagttgaggcttggcaccatgaagagagcctgtgagaggctactggtgaagcctagctgcaatgaagacagcagtgttttggagatgccagtaccatgagatgaccaccaagagcagcagcagcagtggacaggcagctggagcctagagacaaggtgtgtgctacaaagggcaaagctggagaagtgacccaagcccttggaggagctaGAAGATCATTGGTGATCTCAGACACTGAACAGTTAAGAGTTTGACTTTGCTTTTGAccgtgactgtgccctgatatttttccctcttgaagaaaagtattttagtggagtccatagttaagagactttgaatttaaaacgactttgaattttaagagatattggatattttaaagggattgaacttttaatatgtaaagactgtgggactctcAAAGTtttacacgtatgtatgtatgtatgtatgtatgtatgtatgtatgtatgtatgcatgtatgtatgtatgtatgtatgtatggagtgTTAGAGAGTGTTATTCTTCAACGTGCTTTGCTCATTACATGAACGCTACCTAAAAGGGAAGACAAAactccaaacaaaccaaaatattgGCTGAAAGAACAGACAATGAAGACAGGAACACTGTAGTATGAACAGGCAGTGGGAACTACAGCAGCTCGGCAGTCAAAAGCActcactagctgctcttccagaggacctgggtaatCATTTCCCAGCACCAGAAGACATGGAGCAGTACGACCTGTACAGTTATGCTCAACAAAGACCAACAATGAAACGATGAGAGCAAACCAGAGCCAAGTATGCCAAACAGGTTGAGTAAGTTAAATAAACACTtaaaggtttggtttggtttttttggggcggcaggggcaggggggagcAATAACATCACTAAAGCTTACAGCTTGATCTCTCCATAAACATACTTCTTTGCTGTTGTGGTAAATCTAGCTACAAATTTCAAGGCATACAGTTCAGAGAGACAGGGGAAGCATAGAGACTAGGACTGTTCAGTTCACGGTGGCAGGAACTTGTGGTACCACCTGTTTACTGGCAGGTCAAGCAGCAGAGTATGGCAGGAGGGATAGTCAACCTGGATGGGCCTACTTCTTCCAGACTGGTCTCCTAAGCAGTGCTACCAGCTAGAGATCAAATGTTAACAAATTCCTGAGGGTCATTTTAGTCTCAAGCCATAACTTGTAGAGTGAGCTTTTCATCTTTGGATGGGGATCCTCTATACACTGGCCTCGAGTGGCCCTCCTATCCTGGTCTCAACAGCAGCAGATACTGTAGACTCAGGGTCAGTATGCCTCATACTCCAAGACTAAAACAGCCATTTTTTAGCTTAtatttcttgggtttttgttgttttcccttGTATTTTGAGTCTAGTAGTTGATTCTTGCTTCTACTTTGCTAAAGCCTTTTGTTTCTGCTGGTAGATGAcctgtctctaccttctctcTATACAAGAGTTAGATTTATGTTCTGGGGTTCAAACTTGGGTAACTGAGTCTTCAGGGCTAAGAGCCACTTTCCCAGTTCTGTCTTACCAACAAACATGCTTTGGATTAATACAGGAATGGGCTGGGCAgtgggggtgcatgcctttaattccagcacttaggagccaaaggatctacagagtgagtccaaaTCCAGGCCTATATAGAGAAATTCTGTCTAAACGAATGAAAGAAAAGGTCTTACTTTACTTTGATGTGTTAGACCAGGATGTCCTCAGAACTTGAGTTCCTCCTTCCTCTGACTTCCCAGTGTTAATCATACCTAGCCAATtacttttaacaaaataaaagtcctaaaacaaaaaagcttTGAGCACAGGTgcttctataaaaaaaaattcaaacttaGACATACAGTTGCATAAATTAAATGACTCATAAACCTACTGTGACTGAATAGAACTACAATACACCACTGGGTCCAGGGAACAGCAGGGaaaggcctgacaacctgagttcaatccccagaatcatGTACAAGGGGGAAGGGGTAAACTTTCTTAAAAAGTTGTCCTCCAACCAGCTTCACATGTGCAGTGTGGCAACCCCCCTAACCCTACTCTAGATTAAAAACAATAGTCTATATACAGGCactaaatacaggaaaacaccacTGTCCCCCAACTTCCTTATATGTACCAAAAAAACAGGTTTATTCCCCGTtctgtgctaggaattgaacccaagactCAATAAGTAATTAACAGAAAACTATCTTCCACCCCACAAGGAAATCTTTAACATGTACTCAAATATTACTACAGCTCAAGACTATGAGCTCACGCCGTTCCATCACTTACCTTACTCTCAATCCCTCTTATTCCTATACTACTCACATAGATCTTGCCATCTGAACCTTCCCCAATATTCTGTACCTAGATCCAAATCACTGATATCTCTATTAAAGATAACAATGCTTTCCTTTTCAAATATCATAATGCTACATTTCATACTGATTTTTAGCACATTTTTCACAGAAATGCCTTAAACAACACTAACAGCAATTTttacacagatttaaaaaaaaaaaatgcccccaaAGCTCAAAACTACCAAGAATCCAAATAAAGGACACTATCATGCGGACATCTGCCTTTTACTAGGACACAGGACGACAAAATCCTACGACCAGTAGTCTACTCCGCTTCCAAGTAAGCTTTTCACTCCATAAACGACCAGATAATTAGCCAGCTCCCTAAGCAATCAACTTCTAATCACAATATACAATGTGCCATGGTCTTTATAACACGGACACACAATCtcttgaaatttaaagaaaaaatttattgaAGATCTGAAAAACAACTCCTACAAGATTGACTTTTCCATAAAACTGTAGCTACACGATGCATTGCGTCTATCATGTTAAAACGTGCATTAGACACAAATACAAAAACCATGAAAACAAGCCACCATTCTTTAACAATTGAGCAAAGATAAAATGCCTAAGGAACAACATGGATGAGCTTGCAAAGGATGGGCTCTTTaagcaccatttaaaaaaaaaagagcacagatGGATGAGTGTTCAGTTATACACACTGAAGGGAACCTTTGGCACTAGGGAGTCAGAGCATTTTGTCATAGAGCATTAACACATATTATAAAAGTGCGTAGTGTCAAAGGAACAGAACCACCAGCATTCAAAAGCAGCTTTGTcaactaggcaaacactctacagCATGTCTCTCCGTTGTCCATCACTGATACACTGGTAGaaactttgaaatgaaaaaaagaaagaaaaaaggagcagttaactccttttattttctctgtttaaaatcaaacaggaaacaaacatcAACTCTGTTATACACTAACGGTCTTCAAAGTACATCATTTGTACAAGAGAAGGACTAAGAACCAAACTGTTTACAGAGATCCAAGCACGAGTGAGAGAGCACACTCCTCACACGGCTTTCCGATGGTACTCAGGAGGAGCCACTTCATAATCACTGGCACTGAACAGAGTTGCAGAATTCTTTGCCAGGTacctaaaaagaaaattgttcattcATTGTGAAAATGTTAAAAGTTACAGATACTAACCATAAATCATTGTTTCCCTGAACAACCACATCGCTAAAATACAATCCACTAAGATTACATTAACAGACAAAAATGCACCTCAAGTTATTCTCTATTAAACCAGGGacagggggttgggatttagctcagtggtagagcgcttgcctagcaagcgcaaggccctgggttcagtcctcagctccaggagagggaaaacaaaacaaaacaaaacaaaacaaaacaaaacaaaacaaaacaccaaaaacaggGACAGCTGCCTTATCCCTAGGGAATCACGAATGGCTATCCTACTATAGTAGCACTACCCTAAAACAGTaattttctttagctttttaaGACTTCAATTAAGTACAAGGTTGTCTACAAACATATTTCAAGTTCAAATCTGAAATAATGGTATGCACAATGTGAAACAGTAGCTCAATTCTATACTGTCAACAAAATCGGAGTCTGAAGGAAATATTTACCACTGTAGAAAAAGGGTCCTAAACAAACACTCCAATCCTTTCCTCCAATACCAAGTCTAAGAAGTAACCCACAGTAGCTATGACCCATATTCTGGAAGTTCCAGTCTTTTTCAAATTGAAATGTTTCTCTCTAAACAAGAATCAGAATACTGCATACTTCTACAGCTAATTTCTTCTTCAATTCAGAGTGCTAAACAGTAGTATTCTTGTTAGTATATTTACAGAATCCTATCACTCTCAAAAGCTGCCATTTTAAGTTCTTCCCTATTATAAAAATGTCCTCTAACATATTGGACCTAGAACTACTTCACCATTTCTTCAATCTTTTAAATTCAATGTGATGAGTTAACTATTGTTAACCTATACTTGTATAATATCATTGGgcattatttttgagacaggcatCAACTCAAGAGTATGGCTTAACTTACAAATATCCTGCATCAATTTTGACAGGCATGAGACATCTTAAACATTACTGCTGCCCTGACCAATTTAATCTTTCTACTCTAACTGTAAAACTACAAAATCAACGTTCTCATGGTCTTAATAGCTTGGAGGTCTAGTCACTCCATCATTTCCCATACAGCATTTACAAGTTTACTCTCCATCTGTAAGATTCCTATATATGCTATTTATAGTTTTATTGCCTTATTGACATCTgtacaaatacattattttagtATAATTCACGTTAATCTATTCTTTCACACTTTATGTAACTATCCCAACTGTTTGTGATTTCAATTAAACTTACTTGAGGAAATCATGTAGATAGTTCAGTAATAAAGCAAGGCTTTTCTCATCTAGAGGTGTGTAGGCCAACATCGCTCCAATTCGCACTATTTAACAAAGAATTAAGTTAGTTATAGTCAAAGTAGCACTGTAACATGTATTAACTATGTATAAAGTGAGCTGTCACTGACTCCATAAAACTAGATGTTTTTGTGTGTCTTctaagctaaacaaacaaacaaacaaacaaaaccctttgaATGTGTCTTTAAGTGCAACCTAcccttttttaaagacagagtacCTCTCTCACTGGACTAGGGTTCACCAACTAGGTCAAGGCAGCCAATGAGAATCCAGAATGTTCCCCCTCTGCCTACCCAGTACTGGGTGACAAGTATGTACCACTACatccagcttctttttttttttttttttgtgaatttgggAGGATGGAGAAATCCTCACACTTAGATTTTATaaactgagttatctccccagtcttaatgatttttcaaaaatttttttgcAAAAAGGTTTggtatttaaatcttttaaatgaaaatttaggggctagagagatggctcagtggttaagagcactaactgctcttccagaggtcctgagttcaaatcccggcaaccacatggtggctccaaccatctgtaatgggatctgatgccctctcttttctctttgtctgtgtactcatatacattaaataataaaaatttaaaagaagggggagaaaaaagaaaatttaactaAAGATTCAAACCGAAACAGTCATGTTTCAGTTACTTTACCTCTCAGTCATTTAGTACAGGCCAAAAACTCAATTACTAaaggtttggggggggggtcacttTTCTTAAGTCTTATTACCAAACAATCTCAGTAAGTGTGGCGCTCCATACACCTGGGACATGGGTGCATCCGGGTGATCGGCCAGAATTTCAGCATACTGTGGTCTCTCAAATTTGTAGAGTAGCTGAGTGCCCAACATTACATTGAAGTACTCCTTTATCCCCGCCACAACCTCATTAACAGCATACTCCCtgatgaaagaacaaaaacattagTTTCACAAGATTTCCTTTCTGAGGAATATAAAGGTAAGGAACTATGGctaagactttttttctttctttctttttttcggagctggggaccgaacccagggccttgcgcttgctaagcaagcactctaccactgagctaaatccccaaccctggctaaGACTTAACAACTAAAAcccatttaaaattatataaaaattaagaagGCATTTACAATTTCAAAATAGAAGGTTTGGAGTGAGGTTCAAGACCGGGTTTGTGTAACtttggttgtcctgaaactcactctgtagatcagactggcctcaaactcacagagatcctcctacctttgcctctcaagtgctgggatcaagggtacgtaccaccaccactacccagcatCAAAATAGCAAAACTCCTAATGCCTGTGAAGTACCTACTGCATACTTTCAGCTACACCTAAGAGTGCTTGAGTACTCTGTGTATCCTCAGAAAGGGCGCACTTACTTATTATCTGTATTTCCTCGAGACTTCTTATAGTTTGCATAATCCTCCAAAATGGAATCCACATTCTTCTTGGCAGGAAGATAAAAAAGCTAGGCAAAAAATTTGAatacaaatgtttataaaaattacattccTTCCAAAATGAGTAGATGAGGCACAGAAAGTCTGATAAATGGGTTCAAGATTACAAATACCTTGCAGGGAGATGTAATGTATAATCCAGCCAAATAACATCAACCAAATTCCAACTATGTCCATGAATCTCAAATTTCATCAATCTTTAACATTATTCTCATCCCCACCATTCATTCCCACTGCACTTGCCATTTGTCAATTTAAATAGTTTGTCTAGAGCTTCTAAATCTGAACTTAGAGAAGCCAACTCTTAGTAACATTCAAGTTTTTCTGGATTGTTCTGAGAACAGTTTATAAAGTCTTTAGATTTTGAACATGTTTcttcagagggaaggagaggctcCTAAGACTAAGTAATAAGTAAACAAGACTCAGAAAACTGACATTTAAATGACCCAGTGTCCCCAGCACCTAAGCTGGAGCTGCAGGGATGCAACATATTCACAAGCAGCTCTGCTGAGTCATGGGCTCCTTAGCGGTGGGCGTTTCAGTGGTGTACCTACTTTTGAATTGGGCACAATTCTCTAAGCAACCCACCATCCATCTGTAAACCCCAAAGCCTCACCTGTTTGCCGGCTGTTCTGCTATTGGcatatattctatctatctaAGGACAAGGTCAgtttgtctccatctctcccacagggaattttttttcacattctgcAAATGATTAATTAAACCTAGGACCCTAATTACATTCAGGATCAATTGTAGGCAATGACTGTCATATGTTTTCTACTACACTCCATTATGAGGACATGTATAAATGTTCTAATGGTGACAACATTAAGACAGAAGATTCACATATCTCCTTTGTCTACTAGCTTTTTTGGGAGAGCTCTGCTCCAGCAAACTTCTAACTTTTTTAATCATCAACAAAATTTTAAGGgatcggagagatggctcagtaatgaAGAGCATTAGAATCCaagtttcaattcccagcgccaCTCTGTGTGCTGGATCACAAtcacctacaactccagctctaagAGACCCAAtgccctccacaggcactgcacatagGTCATGCCATGCAGGCAAAAACTAAACACCTGTAAAACAAGATTATAACAGTTTATCATAAGACTCTGAGCGCTCCCCATGTCATTCTCAAGGTACCTGCTTTTGTCTGGTGATCAAGTCCCAGTCATCTACAAGCCATGGTTTCAGCTCCTCAGGAATCTTCACTTTAACTTCAACTCTGTTCATGAATGTTTCTTCCtaaagaagaaaggcaaagaaaggtaTTGCAAActttttttgcttctcttttgatCTTTAAGATATCAGGTATACACTAATTCCTTGAAGGAACCACTCAAAAGAAGGAATTGCCATAGGGGGTGGGGCTCTGTAGGCGAACAAATACATGAAATCATAtagtcaagaaaaaaattatggtcTTGAGTTATTAggactccttttcctcttttggaAATGGAATATTCTCAATTAATACAGCTTAACAGCTTCTTCACATTTACTCTTGATATCCAAATGCTTATACCAAACatgactttctctcttctccaccccaccccatttaGACATTTAGACATGGTcctactatgtagctctgactgtcctggaactcaatatgtagacaaggctagcctcaaactcacaagatagatctgtctgtctctgcttcctgagtcctaGAAGTAACAGCATGCCCCACTAGGCACAGCTAACAAGGCTTATctttatttaaagacatttttatttttcagttactAGACCAGAACCTGCCTCTGCACTTTAGTAGCGTGTGCcagtaaccccagcatttggaaaTCTGAGGCAGAGACTAGCCAtttacacagcaagatcctgtctcaaacataaatattggaagggaagagagtgaggaagTAGAGAAGGATCATCAGGGCCTTTAGGACAGCCTGCcagaagaaaagatgaaaactCACATTTTCAACGGTTGGATCTACCCGGGCTCTCTTCTTCCTAGGAGGCTGAGGTGTCTCACTGGTACTGCCACCATCTCCATTTCCAGGTGCTACAAAACGTTTAAGAATGGCGGGGGTGGTACTGGCTAACTAACAAATTCTTAATGTAAAGAGTGTCTTAATTTCTCCCCATTACAGATATTTAATAAATCCAACTTATAGaatagtttttcttaaaaaaaaaaaataaaaataaaaacttatttaaCACTTTACTTAGGAAATATTTAATAACATATTTAAAAGGCTATCTCCCTAAGACTAAAGCAGGCAGTGAAAACAACTACATCTTTTCAGGCAGTCAAGATAAAAACCACTCCGTCCTTATCTACAAACTCTGTTGAGACCTCTACTTGAGGTCATTAAGCCACATACTGTCCCAGTGTCAGTTTCATAGAGTGAACTCACAACCGAAATATTAATAGGTCaattttaagaacatttatacttacttttctgtttgttcttttttgttttcctggaaagagcaaaaaacaaaaattactccATAAAAACTGTTCCAATTCTTTGAATGGTAAATTCAGAGAAAAATGGCCCAGTAAAATTATCAGTGACTATATTTTAAGTCTGCTTCCCAAAACACTAATCTTGAttttagatgatgatgatgatgatgatgatgatgatgatgatgatgattagagacaaagtctcactatgcagttctagcatcctgaaactcactatatagaccaggctggccttgaactcagatccacctgtccCTGTGGGGACCTGCACACTTGTGAACACACAACCGCATATACACATCAATTTAAAGGtccaaaaaataattttaacaacaAAAGGCTAGatgtggtgatgcacatctttaaccccaacattggaaaagcagaggcaggcagatctcttgagtatGAAGCTAGTCTTTAAATCAAGAACTTCTTCacttgcatatacatacatgctaaTGATTCATGGTAACCAAAAGGAATCTTATACTTAATCCTTAATACACAAGCTCTGTACCATAATATGAGAATCACTACTCAACTAATCTAAAACCACTCATTCTAATGACTCCTCCTAATAAGGATTCCTAAACAGTCTTGCTTATATTATCTACATGCTACCTATTAAACATATATGCAAGCAGTTCAATTATACAGTAGAATTCATACAGTAATTGCTAATGTTCTGCATTCTAGTGCTAAaatttataagtatatatgtactTAAAAGATAAACTGTTAAAACCATATgctaggggactggagagatgattcagtcattaagaacactggctgcttttccacacAGGACCTGGGCTGTAGACCCAGGAGCTCAGGGAACAAATGTAAAAGCAGGAGGGAAAAAGTGCCATGAAATGCTGACTTCTGGACATGACAGTTGTACTAGAGTTACTTGTACAAGCCAACATTCCAGCAGGAACTGAAGAGCCCATGAGATCCTGCCCTATAGTTGAGGAGCCACTGGCAGTTCAGGGCTGCTGAGGAAGACAAGCCATTTTCCTTTAGGAGTATGGCCACTAGTAAGGCTGCCCATGTTCCACCGAGTGGCCCTATAACCATGAACACAAAACTCATCCTTCAATAATAGTTGTGCCCTATGTTTTTGTATAACTAATATTTAAGATCATgtagttgggggctggagagatggctcagtggttaagagctccgactgctcttccagaggtcctgagttcaattcccagcaaccacatggtggctcacaaccatctgtaatgggatctgaaaccttcttctgatgtgtctgaagacagctacaatgtactcactctacagtgtctcacatacgtaaaataaataaaaatctttaaaaaaaaaaaaaggatcatgTAGTTGGTCACCTTACTATACTCATTTTCAGTTACATAACCTTTAGAGATCAGTGTACACTGACTTTCACATTATGGTTACCAAGAAGCCTTACAATCCAGAGTTAACAAATTATACTTTTCTTTCTCACGCTCATTTTACCCATGTATTTTTAGCACTACTAAGAAAGTAATCCTTGCCAAAACAATTTACATTTCCTTAATAAGCTGATATCTGAGAATTAAGAATTTCACTGACACTTTTAAAAGCTTCCATTAGAAACAAAATATGTATTatgataaaaagtaaatttaaattatacCCATAAAGCAGTATGCAATATTTAAGCAAAGAGTATCTTACACTTCAACATTTTTCTGTTGCAGACCAGATGTCTTCTTCCCTGGAGCAGCCCCTCTCATCTTGCCCTCTGCATATTGTTCCCTTCAAAAATAATGTCAGAAAGTCATTATACTTATCTAAGAAAAACTAAAGCTGATTGATTTCACCTAGAATTTCTATTAAACTGAGCTTcccagccaggtatggtggcaaacacttttaatcccagcactttggaggcagaagcgATGGATgcctgtgaggtcaaggccagcctggtctacttagtaaTAAGTTCCCAGCCAGCAAGACTTGTACAGTGACAAAAGCCTATCTGTTAGTTAGTATAAGTGGACTTTCAGAATGTTCCAAATTGTCTATGCTGTACTTAAGagttaaaatgtcttaaaatataaGTTCCCACAGAAAGTGTGAAATCAGGGCTGCTCTCCAGCTAAGAATACTTACTtgggttgctcttccagagaccctaaTTCCCAGGACCTACCTGGCTGCTCCCAGCTACGTATGACTGTAGTCCCATGGGATCTGATACCATCTactggtgtgcatgcatgcacacaaacgcaccgctgccccccccccaaattagGGAAGATGGCATAGAGGTTTAGAGCACTCCTTCTTCTTGtagaaggcctgggtttgatccccagcacccacatggtggcccacagccatctgtaaccccaggggatctgattacctctcttctggcttcctcaggtaccaggcacacatgcagtgcccatatataaaagataaaatattcatatatataaaataaacaccaaAATAAAGGCCtacagaaatcaaacaaaagattaaaaaaagaaaaacaaacgaacCCAAGTATGGAGCCCAAGAGGTCAAAGTGCTACAAATGCTACCAAGCCCACTGACCTAGAACccacatttaagaaagaaaaactgactcCAACCGGCACGATCTCATCATGGCAAACCCATGCCCACATGcaaaggaataaatgaatgaaaaattactAAAGTCAATTTAATACAAATTGACTAATATATGATCTCAGAAACGGAAAACTCTAATGCTATGCCTGATTGGGAACTCACTAGCAGttccaatattttcttttgattccatattataattttaatcttttaagtattataaaaatcaaatgtaataACTACCCTTTAGATAATTTTTCTGGTCCCTTTTCCTCAATGTGTTTTCAGATATTAATTAGTGGGAAtatctctttttg encodes:
- the Morf4l1 gene encoding mortality factor 4-like protein 1 isoform X1, whose protein sequence is MAPKQDPKPKFQEGERVLCFHGPLLYEAKCVKVAIKDKQVKYFIHYSGWNKKSAVRPRRSEKSLKTREDIVALFPVPEGAPSVHHPLLTSSWDEWVPESRVLKYVDTNLQKQRELQKANQEQYAEGKMRGAAPGKKTSGLQQKNVEVKTKKNKQKTPGNGDGGSTSETPQPPRKKRARVDPTVENEETFMNRVEVKVKIPEELKPWLVDDWDLITRQKQLFYLPAKKNVDSILEDYANYKKSRGNTDNKEYAVNEVVAGIKEYFNVMLGTQLLYKFERPQYAEILADHPDAPMSQVYGAPHLLRLFVRIGAMLAYTPLDEKSLALLLNYLHDFLKYLAKNSATLFSASDYEVAPPEYHRKAV
- the Morf4l1 gene encoding mortality factor 4-like protein 1 isoform X3, whose amino-acid sequence is MAPKQDPKPKFQEGERVLCFHGPLLYEAKCVKVAIKDKQVKYFIHYSGWNKNWDEWVPESRVLKYVDTNLQKQRELQKANQEQYAEGKMRGAAPGKKTSGLQQKNVEVKTKKNKQKTPGNGDGGSTSETPQPPRKKRARVDPTVENEETFMNRVEVKVKIPEELKPWLVDDWDLITRQKQLFYLPAKKNVDSILEDYANYKKSRGNTDNKEYAVNEVVAGIKEYFNVMLGTQLLYKFERPQYAEILADHPDAPMSQVYGAPHLLRLFVRIGAMLAYTPLDEKSLALLLNYLHDFLKYLAKNSATLFSASDYEVAPPEYHRKAV
- the Morf4l1 gene encoding mortality factor 4-like protein 1 isoform X2, translated to MAPKQDPKPKFQEGERVLCFHGPLLYEAKCVKVAIKDKQVKYFIHYSGWNKNAVRPRRSEKSLKTREDIVALFPVPEGAPSVHHPLLTSSWDEWVPESRVLKYVDTNLQKQRELQKANQEQYAEGKMRGAAPGKKTSGLQQKNVEVKTKKNKQKTPGNGDGGSTSETPQPPRKKRARVDPTVENEETFMNRVEVKVKIPEELKPWLVDDWDLITRQKQLFYLPAKKNVDSILEDYANYKKSRGNTDNKEYAVNEVVAGIKEYFNVMLGTQLLYKFERPQYAEILADHPDAPMSQVYGAPHLLRLFVRIGAMLAYTPLDEKSLALLLNYLHDFLKYLAKNSATLFSASDYEVAPPEYHRKAV